A region of Saccopteryx leptura isolate mSacLep1 chromosome X, mSacLep1_pri_phased_curated, whole genome shotgun sequence DNA encodes the following proteins:
- the SERPINA7 gene encoding LOW QUALITY PROTEIN: thyroxine-binding globulin (The sequence of the model RefSeq protein was modified relative to this genomic sequence to represent the inferred CDS: inserted 3 bases in 2 codons; substituted 3 bases at 3 genomic stop codons) → MPLFLSLVLLVLGLHCVSPNSSEGKVTTCHSLQKNATLYKMSYTNADFAFNLYRRFIVETPDEKXFFSPVIISAALVMLSTGACSSTETQILETLGFNLTDIPMXRVQQGFQHLICSLNFPKKELELQMGNALFIGKQLKPSPKFLDDVKNLYENEVFSTDFSNVSSAQQAINSHVENHTKGKLMGLIQDLKPNTVMVLVNYIHFKAQWENPFDPSKTEEGASFLVDKNRTVQVSMMHXMGQYYHLVDSELNCTVLQMDYSKNALALFVLPKEGQMEWVEGAMSSKTLKKWNRLLQKGXTSXMFIDLFVPKFFISATYDFGAILLKMGMQDAFANNAGLTALTEDHGLKLSKATHMAVLHIGEKGTEAVAAPQVRFLDQAEITFLHPIIQLDRAFLLLILEKNIRSILFLGIFVDPTKA, encoded by the exons ATGCCACTGTTCCTCTCTCTGGTTCTCTTGGTACTTGGGCTTCATTGTGTGTCACCTAACAGTTCTGAAGGCAAAGTAACCACCTGCCATTCCCTTCAAAAAAATGCCACTTTGTATAAGATGTCATACACCAATGCTGACTTTGCATTCAACCTGTACCGGAGGTTCATTGTGGAGACCCCAGatgagaa ttttttttcccctgtgatCATTTCTGCAGCTTTGGTCATGCTCTCTACTGGGGCTTGCTCCAGCACTGAAACTCAAATTCTGGAAACCTTAGGGTTTAACCTCACAGATATTCCAA TCAGAGTCCAGCAGGGCTTTCAACACCTGATCTGTTCACTgaattttccaaagaaagagCTGGAATTACAGATGGGAAATGCCCTCTTCATTGGAAAGCAACTGAAACCATCACCAAAGTTCTTGGATGATGTCAAAAACCTCTATGAGAATGAAGTCTTTTCTACCGACTTCTCTAATGTTTCTTCAGCCCAACAGGCAATCAACAGTCATGTGGAGAATCATACCAAAGGGAAACTCATGGGCCTCATCCAGGACCTCAAACCAAACACTGTCATGGTTCTGGTGAACTATATTCACTTTAAAG CCCAGTGGGAAAATCCTTTTGATCCATCCAAGACAGAAGAGGGTGCCAGCTTCTTAGTGGACAAGAACAGAACAGTGCAAGTGTCCATGATGCACTAGATGGGACAATATTATCACCTGGTGGACTCAGAGCTGAACTGCACGGTGCTTCAAATGGACTATAGCAAGAATGCTCTGGCACTCTTCGTCCTTCCCAAAGAAGGCCAAATGGAGTGGGTAGAAGGAGCCATGTCATCTAAAACACTGAAGAAGTGGAACCGCTTACTGCAGAAGGGGTAAACATCTTAGATG TTCATAGACTTATTTGTTccaaagtttttcatttctgccaCATACGACTTTGGAGCCATCCTTCTGAAGATGGGCATGCAGGATGCCTTTGCTAACAATGCAGGTTTAACTGCACTCACAGAAGACCATGGTCTTAAACTTTCCAAA GCTACCCACATGGCTGTGCTTCACATTGGTGAAAAGGGAACCGAAGCAGTAGCTGCCCCTCAAGTCAGATTTCTGGATCAGGCTGAGATAACTTTCCTTCACCCTATCATCCAATTAGATAGAGCTTTCTTGTTGTTAATTTTGGAGAAAAACATCAGGAGCATTCTCTTTCTAGGGATATTTGTGGACCCAACAAAAGCTTAG